A single Triticum dicoccoides isolate Atlit2015 ecotype Zavitan chromosome 2A, WEW_v2.0, whole genome shotgun sequence DNA region contains:
- the LOC119355349 gene encoding endoplasmic reticulum-Golgi intermediate compartment protein 3-like: MYGLLSKLRSLDAYPKVNEDFYSRTLSGGAITLASSFIMLLLFVSELRLYLHAVTETTLRVDTSRGEKLRINFDITFPALQCSIISVDVMDISGQEHLDVKHDVFKQRIDAHGKVIATKQDAVGGMKVEKPLQHHGGRLEHNETYCGSCYGAQESPEQCCNSCEDVREAYRKKGWGVSNPDSIDQCKSEGFLQTIKDEEGEGCNIYGILEINKVAGNFHFAPGKSFQQSNVHVHDLLPFQKDSFNLSHKINKLSFGEPFPGVINPLDGAQWIQHSSYGMAQYFVKVVPTVYSHLNEQIILSNQFSVTEHSRSGDSGRVQALPGVFFFYDLSPIKVTFTERHVSFLHFLTNVCAIVGGVFTVSGIIDSFVYHGQRAITKKRELGKFT; the protein is encoded by the exons ATGTACGGGCTCCTGTCCAAGCTCCGGAGCCTGGACGCGTACCCCAAGGTGAACGAGGACTTCTACAGCCGCACCCTCTCCGGCGGCGCCATCACGCTCGCCTCCTCCTTCATcatgctcctcctcttcgtctCCGAGCTCC GATTGTATCTTCATGCAGTTACAGAGACAACACTAAGGGTTGATACCTCAAGAGGAGAAAAACTTCGCATAAAT TTTGATATCACCTTTCCAGCCCTTCAGTGTTCTATAATTAGTGTTGATGTGATGGACATCAGTGGACAAGAGCACCTTGATGTG AAACATGATGTATTCAAGCAGCGAATCGATGCACACGGCAAAGTTATTGCAACTAAGCAAGATGCAGTTGGTGGGATGAAG GTGGAAAAACCTTTACAACATCATGGTGGAAGGCTTGAACACAATGAGACCTATTGTGGCTCATGTTATGGTGCACAAGAA TCTCCCGAACAATGTTGTAACTCATGTGAAGATGTCCGTGAAGCATACAGAAAAAAAGGTTGGGGCGTATCAAATCCAGATTCGATCGATCAG TGCAAAAGCGAGGGCTTCCTTCAAACAATAAAAGATGAAGAAGGTGAAGGATGCAACATTTATGGCATTCTGGAAATTAACAAGGTTGCTGGGAATTTCCACTTTGCTCCAGGGAAAAGCTTTCAGCAGTCAAATGTTCATGTTCACGATCTGCTTCCATTCCAAAAGGATAGCTTCAAT CTCAGCCATAAGATAAATAAGTTGAGTTTTGGAGAACCCTTTCCTGGTGTGATCAATCCTCTTGACGG GGCGCAATGGATCCAGCATTCATCATATGGAATGGCTCAATACTTTGTTAAG GTTGTTCCCACTGTATACTCTCACCTAAATGAGCAAATTATTCTCTCCAATCAG TTTTCTGTGACAGAACATTCCAGAAGTGGTGATAGTGGTCGGGTACAAGCTCTTCCTGGCGTGTTTTTCTTTTATGACCTTTCACCAATTAAG GTCACGTTCACGGAGCGCCATGTGTCATTCTTACACTTCTTAACTAATGTATGCGCTATTGTTGGAG GCGTGTTCACTGTTTCTGGAATCATAGATTCGTTTGTCTACCATGGCCAGAGGGCAATCACTAAGAAGAGGGAACTCGGCAAATTCACCTGA